A genomic region of Sander lucioperca isolate FBNREF2018 chromosome 6, SLUC_FBN_1.2, whole genome shotgun sequence contains the following coding sequences:
- the mrps16 gene encoding 28S ribosomal protein S16, mitochondrial, producing MVHLSSLLLKKYHGGYVVIRLALAGHKQANRPFYRIVAAYNKRARDGKYIEQLGSYDPLPNIYNEKLVSFNFDRIKYWIGCGAHPTKPVAKLLGLAGFFPLHPMMITEAERRRALTELTATGAEDGLQEGQNVA from the exons ATGGTTCATTTAT CATCACTCCTGCTAAAGAAATACCATGGGGGTTACGTTGTCATCCGATTGGCTCTTGCAGGCCACAAACAAGCTAACAGACCCTTTTATCGCATTGTGGCAGCTTACAACAAAAGGGCAAGAGATGGTAAATATATAGAGCAGCTGGGTTCCTATGACCCCCTCCCTAACATATACAACGAGAAACTTGTCAGCTTCAATTTCGACCGAATCAAGTACTGGATCGGCTGTGGCGCACACCCTACAAAGCCAGTGGCCAAACTTCTAG GGTTGGCAGGATTTTTCCCTCTGCACCCAATGATGATAACTGAGGCAGAGCGTCGAAGAGCCCTAACGGAGCTGACAGCAACAGGAGCAGAAGATGGTCTGCAGGAGGGACAGAATGTGGCTTAA